One stretch of Halobacillus litoralis DNA includes these proteins:
- the recA gene encoding recombinase RecA produces the protein MSDRKQALDMALRQIEKQFGKGSIMKLGESAEQKVNTVPSGSLALDVALGVGGYPRGRIVEIYGPESSGKTTVALHAIAEAQRKGGQAAFIDAEHALDPVYARALGVDIEELLLSQPDTGEQALEIAEALVRSGAVDMVVIDSVAALVPKAEIEGEMGDAHVGLQARLMSQALRKLSGAINKSKTTAIFINQIREKVGVMFGNPETTPGGRALKFYSSVRLEVRRAETLKQGNEMVGNKTRLKVVKNKVAPPFRQAEVDIMYGEGISREGELLDIGTDLDLIQKSGSWYSYKDDRLGQGRENAKQFLKENVEVYEEVKKLIRDHYGMEADEESAETNSKESQETLDV, from the coding sequence ATGAGCGATCGTAAACAAGCATTAGATATGGCATTGCGTCAAATAGAAAAACAATTCGGAAAAGGCTCAATTATGAAGCTTGGGGAAAGCGCTGAGCAGAAAGTGAACACGGTTCCGAGTGGATCACTTGCTCTTGACGTAGCCCTTGGAGTTGGCGGCTACCCACGTGGTAGAATCGTAGAAATTTATGGACCAGAATCTTCTGGTAAAACAACAGTCGCGCTTCACGCGATTGCAGAAGCTCAAAGAAAAGGCGGTCAGGCGGCTTTCATTGATGCAGAGCACGCTCTGGATCCTGTCTATGCAAGAGCGTTAGGTGTTGACATTGAAGAACTTTTACTATCTCAACCGGATACGGGGGAGCAGGCGCTTGAAATTGCGGAGGCCCTTGTCCGTAGTGGCGCCGTCGATATGGTTGTCATCGACTCTGTAGCGGCACTTGTGCCAAAAGCTGAGATTGAAGGGGAAATGGGGGACGCACACGTCGGTTTGCAAGCCCGTTTGATGTCCCAGGCTCTTCGTAAGCTCTCTGGAGCTATTAACAAATCAAAAACGACAGCTATCTTCATCAACCAGATTCGTGAAAAAGTAGGAGTTATGTTTGGTAACCCAGAAACAACACCTGGTGGCCGTGCGTTGAAGTTCTACTCTTCAGTACGTCTTGAAGTCCGTCGTGCGGAGACTTTGAAACAAGGAAATGAAATGGTCGGAAATAAAACCCGCTTGAAAGTGGTCAAAAACAAAGTTGCCCCACCTTTCAGACAAGCGGAAGTTGATATTATGTACGGAGAAGGGATCTCCCGTGAAGGGGAACTGCTTGATATCGGTACAGACCTTGATCTCATCCAAAAGAGCGGTTCCTGGTATTCTTATAAGGATGATAGACTTGGCCAAGGCCGTGAAAATGCCAAGCAATTCCTGAAAGAAAACGTAGAAGTCTACGAAGAAGTGAAAAAATTGATTCGAGACCATTACGGCATGGAAGCAGATGAAGAATCTGCAGAAACCAATAGCAAAGAAAGTCAGGAAACGCTGGACGTCTAA
- a CDS encoding competence/damage-inducible protein A, whose product MRAEIIGVGTELLLGQIANTNAQWISSRLATLGHSVYHHTVVGDNLKRVTDSFALAETRADLVIVTGGLGPTEDDLTLDAAQLVFDEELVEHEDSMEKIKSYYQRNQKFMSENNRKQARVFESSSVFQNLEGMAPGQLVKHEDTLWVFLPGVPREMKYIMDEYIIPYLQNNYHIESQIVSEMMRFIGIGESDLETKLQSLIRTQTNPTIAPLASEGEVGLRLTATGESTEQAKEKIHTLKNEILDHVGKYYYGSDAITIEEKVRDLLKEKGLKIGSAESFTGGRFLERLIALPGASAVCQGGYTVYTPEMKERILQVPKFLIKKYGTISQECAEMMALNAQANLDVDVVVSFTGVAGPDASEGHEPGTVFIGLQIGERKPEVHKFHFDGGREQVRVRAVKRAYELIFHRLKK is encoded by the coding sequence ATGAGAGCAGAAATTATAGGTGTCGGTACAGAATTACTCTTAGGTCAAATTGCGAATACAAATGCTCAGTGGATTTCAAGTCGGCTTGCGACTCTCGGACATTCTGTTTATCATCACACCGTTGTCGGAGATAATTTGAAAAGGGTGACAGATTCTTTTGCATTGGCGGAAACCAGGGCTGATCTTGTAATTGTCACTGGCGGACTTGGCCCTACCGAAGATGACTTAACCCTGGATGCCGCTCAACTCGTTTTTGATGAGGAACTGGTCGAACATGAAGATTCTATGGAAAAGATCAAGAGCTATTATCAAAGAAATCAAAAATTTATGTCAGAAAACAACCGTAAACAGGCACGAGTGTTCGAGAGTTCCTCTGTCTTTCAAAATTTAGAAGGGATGGCGCCTGGTCAACTGGTGAAACATGAGGATACCTTGTGGGTCTTCCTCCCAGGAGTCCCTAGAGAAATGAAGTATATAATGGATGAGTATATCATTCCTTATTTACAGAATAATTACCACATTGAATCCCAAATCGTTTCAGAAATGATGCGTTTTATCGGGATCGGAGAGTCTGATTTAGAAACTAAGCTCCAATCCTTGATTCGTACTCAAACCAATCCTACTATTGCACCACTCGCTTCTGAAGGTGAAGTGGGTTTAAGGTTGACAGCTACCGGGGAATCAACAGAACAGGCGAAGGAGAAAATTCATACGCTTAAAAACGAGATTCTTGACCATGTCGGAAAGTATTATTATGGCAGTGATGCGATTACTATTGAAGAAAAGGTCAGAGATCTCCTAAAAGAAAAAGGATTAAAAATCGGTTCAGCAGAGAGCTTCACCGGCGGAAGATTTTTAGAGCGGCTCATCGCGCTTCCCGGTGCTTCAGCCGTCTGTCAAGGTGGATATACTGTCTATACTCCGGAGATGAAAGAAAGAATCCTTCAGGTACCTAAATTTCTAATAAAGAAATATGGGACCATCAGCCAAGAGTGTGCGGAGATGATGGCTTTAAATGCCCAAGCGAACTTAGACGTCGATGTGGTTGTCAGTTTCACAGGTGTGGCTGGTCCGGATGCCAGCGAGGGACATGAACCAGGTACCGTCTTTATCGGGCTTCAAATAGGAGAGAGAAAGCCCGAAGTCCATAAATTTCACTTCGACGGAGGACGGGAACAAGTGAGAGTGAGAGCTGTGAAAAGGGCGTACGAATTAATTTTCCATCGATTAAAAAAATGA
- a CDS encoding DUF3243 domain-containing protein: MSVLNNFDSWKDFLGDRLHQAKGQGMQEGAVSELAYEIGGYLANSVDAKNDHEAVLRDLWNVADEKEQHAIANMMVKLVQNEGNQA, translated from the coding sequence ATGTCTGTTCTCAATAATTTCGATTCATGGAAAGATTTCTTGGGTGATCGCTTACATCAGGCGAAAGGTCAAGGTATGCAAGAAGGAGCGGTTTCTGAGCTTGCTTATGAAATTGGTGGTTATTTAGCAAACTCCGTTGATGCGAAGAACGACCATGAAGCTGTCTTGCGTGATCTTTGGAATGTAGCAGATGAAAAAGAACAACACGCCATTGCCAATATGATGGTGAAGCTGGTCCAAAATGAAGGAAACCAAGCTTAA
- a CDS encoding DUF3388 domain-containing protein yields the protein MEKKEWYLEYEIQYNRPGLLGDISSLLGMMAINIVTINGVENSHRGMLLLCKDEEQITRLRSILNTMDTIKVTKLRRPKLRDRLAVRHGRYIHSDVDDRKTFRFNREDLGLLVDFMAELFMKDGHKLIGIRGMPRVGKTESVVAASVCANKRWLFVSSTLLKQTVRNQLIDEEYSEDNLYIIDGIVSAKRANEKHWQLVREIMRLPATKVIEHPDIFVQETEYTMDDFDYIIELRNNEDEEITYEPVEKQEMSMNEGFSMFDF from the coding sequence ATGGAAAAAAAAGAATGGTACTTAGAATATGAAATCCAATATAACCGCCCAGGATTGCTTGGGGACATCTCCTCATTGCTCGGAATGATGGCGATCAACATCGTCACCATCAACGGTGTAGAAAATTCACACCGAGGAATGCTGCTTTTATGTAAAGATGAAGAACAAATCACTCGTTTGAGATCGATTTTAAATACAATGGATACAATAAAAGTGACAAAACTGCGCCGGCCAAAATTGAGAGACCGTTTAGCCGTAAGACATGGACGTTATATACATAGCGATGTGGATGATCGTAAAACATTCCGTTTTAATCGGGAGGACTTGGGATTACTTGTTGATTTTATGGCCGAGCTCTTTATGAAGGATGGACATAAACTGATTGGGATCCGCGGGATGCCCCGAGTAGGAAAAACAGAGTCTGTTGTAGCAGCAAGTGTTTGTGCAAACAAAAGGTGGTTGTTTGTCTCCAGTACGCTTTTAAAGCAGACGGTGCGAAACCAGTTGATCGATGAAGAATACAGTGAAGACAACCTTTACATCATTGATGGGATTGTGTCCGCTAAACGAGCGAATGAAAAGCACTGGCAGCTTGTACGTGAGATCATGAGACTTCCTGCAACGAAAGTCATTGAACATCCAGACATTTTTGTTCAGGAAACGGAATATACAATGGATGACTTTGATTATATTATCGAACTTCGGAATAACGAAGATGAAGAGATTACTTATGAACCTGTGGAAAAACAAGAGATGTCTATGAATGAAGGTTTTTCCATGTTCGATTTTTAG
- a CDS encoding stage V sporulation protein S, which produces MEVLKVSAKSVPNSVAGALANVVRERGTAEIQAIGAGALNQAVKAVAIARGFVAPSGMDLICIPAFTDIMIDEEERTAIKLIVEPR; this is translated from the coding sequence ATGGAAGTCTTAAAAGTATCAGCCAAATCCGTACCTAATTCAGTAGCAGGAGCCTTGGCCAACGTAGTAAGAGAGCGCGGGACGGCCGAAATTCAAGCGATTGGAGCCGGAGCATTGAATCAAGCAGTTAAAGCTGTTGCCATCGCTCGAGGGTTTGTTGCCCCGAGTGGCATGGACTTGATATGCATTCCGGCATTTACAGATATCATGATCGATGAGGAGGAGCGAACAGCGATTAAGTTGATCGTCGAACCTCGATGA
- the pgsA gene encoding CDP-diacylglycerol--glycerol-3-phosphate 3-phosphatidyltransferase, producing the protein MNLPNKITLSRIFLIPIFIILMSVPFEWGTFQMEDRELPVAHLAGALLFILASTTDWIDGYIARKYNLVTNLGKFLDPLADKLLVSAALILLVEIGLAPAWIVILIISREFAVTGLRLVAAGEGSVLAASQMGKLKTWIQIIAISLLLLHNWPFAFIGFPLGMIALYLALIITVYSGYDYFKKNWHVMRDSK; encoded by the coding sequence ATGAACTTACCGAATAAAATCACATTATCAAGAATTTTCCTTATTCCCATTTTTATCATCCTCATGAGTGTTCCATTTGAATGGGGGACCTTCCAAATGGAAGACCGCGAATTACCCGTCGCCCATTTAGCAGGTGCCCTCTTGTTTATCTTAGCTTCTACGACGGACTGGATCGATGGGTATATTGCAAGGAAATATAACCTTGTCACCAACTTAGGGAAGTTTCTCGATCCCCTCGCTGACAAGCTCTTAGTCAGTGCTGCGCTTATCTTACTCGTAGAAATAGGCCTGGCCCCTGCATGGATTGTCATTTTGATCATCAGCCGTGAATTCGCAGTGACGGGACTTCGACTAGTAGCCGCAGGGGAAGGCAGTGTCCTTGCAGCAAGCCAAATGGGAAAACTGAAGACATGGATCCAAATCATCGCTATTTCCCTCCTGCTTTTGCATAATTGGCCATTCGCCTTCATCGGGTTCCCTTTGGGAATGATAGCACTATACTTGGCGCTGATTATTACCGTGTACTCTGGTTATGATTACTTCAAAAAAAATTGGCATGTAATGAGGGATTCTAAATGA
- the yfmF gene encoding EF-P 5-aminopentanol modification-associated protein YfmF: MKITKETLLEKEGYRLHILPSKKYKTITIVAKFKAPLKREGITERALLPHVLQKATNNHPNVRSLQSAFENLYGTALSSDGSKKGENHVISFRMEVVNEAYLNDQEPILEEAVQLFNEVLFDPKTEGEGFDSSIVDREKQTLEQKITSIKDDKMSYANMRLMDHMCKDEPYALHVHGYLEDLKTITSEKLYAYYKDMIANDMLDVYVIGDMDQKAIEKLTDQYFSRKGSTNADDDQVSVTKEVKESREVVEREEVNQGKLHLGYRTYTKFGDDDYYALQIFNGIFGGFPSSKLFMNVREKHSLAYYAASRFESHKGLLLVFSGVDPKDFDQAKSIILEQMDAMKNGDFTEEQVEETKEQVIHQLLETMDNANGMIEVLYHQMLSGAEMPANELIDNIRKVTKEQVVQMAKKIELDTIYFLTSKEGGES, from the coding sequence ATGAAAATTACTAAAGAAACGTTACTCGAAAAAGAAGGGTATCGTCTACATATTTTACCAAGCAAAAAATACAAAACCATTACGATTGTTGCAAAATTCAAAGCCCCTTTAAAAAGAGAAGGGATAACAGAGCGTGCGCTATTGCCACATGTTCTCCAAAAAGCTACGAACAATCACCCGAATGTACGATCACTTCAGTCTGCTTTTGAAAACCTATATGGCACCGCTCTTTCAAGTGATGGATCCAAAAAGGGAGAAAACCATGTCATTAGTTTCCGCATGGAAGTTGTTAATGAAGCATACTTGAATGATCAGGAACCGATTCTTGAAGAAGCGGTCCAATTATTTAATGAGGTGCTCTTCGATCCGAAGACAGAAGGGGAAGGTTTCGATTCCTCTATCGTCGATCGTGAAAAACAGACCCTTGAGCAAAAAATAACCAGCATCAAAGATGACAAAATGAGTTATGCCAATATGAGACTCATGGATCACATGTGCAAAGACGAACCTTATGCTTTACATGTGCATGGTTACCTGGAAGACCTCAAAACTATTACATCTGAAAAGCTCTACGCTTATTATAAAGACATGATCGCAAACGATATGTTGGACGTGTATGTGATTGGTGATATGGATCAAAAAGCGATTGAAAAGCTGACAGATCAGTATTTTTCAAGAAAAGGAAGCACAAACGCGGATGACGACCAGGTATCTGTCACGAAAGAAGTGAAAGAATCGAGAGAAGTTGTCGAAAGGGAAGAAGTCAACCAGGGTAAGCTCCATCTAGGTTACCGGACATATACGAAGTTCGGTGATGACGATTATTACGCCTTGCAAATATTCAATGGAATATTTGGAGGCTTCCCTAGTTCCAAGTTGTTTATGAACGTTCGTGAGAAGCACAGCTTAGCTTATTATGCCGCTTCAAGGTTTGAGAGTCATAAAGGTCTTCTGCTTGTCTTCAGTGGGGTGGATCCTAAGGATTTTGATCAGGCGAAATCAATCATTTTAGAACAGATGGACGCAATGAAGAACGGGGATTTCACTGAGGAACAAGTCGAAGAGACCAAAGAACAGGTCATTCACCAACTCCTGGAAACAATGGATAATGCAAACGGAATGATCGAAGTCCTTTATCATCAAATGTTATCAGGTGCGGAAATGCCTGCGAATGAATTGATCGATAATATTCGAAAAGTTACGAAAGAACAAGTGGTACAAATGGCTAAAAAGATCGAATTGGACACGATTTACTTTTTGACGAGTAAAGAAGGAGGGGAATCTTAA
- a CDS encoding ABC transporter permease codes for MEIIELISRILGASVVFATPLIFTALGGVFSERSGVINIGLEGLMIMGAFVAIVSNLTFYSVFGAATPVISLLVAMVVSAIFALVHAVASITFRADQVVSGVAINFLALGIGLFLTKQWYDKGQTDFIESPIYSSNVPLLNKIPILGDMFFTGWYWTSYLAIALAFLVWFIIFKTPFGLRLRSVGEHPMAADTNGINVYKMRYIGVMLSGAFGGLGGAVYALTVSHNFSHGTIVGQGFIALAAVIFGKWHPLGALGAAIFFGFAQSLSIVSSDIALLENVPSVFMLIAPYVLTILALAGFIGRAEAPKSLGEAYVKGNR; via the coding sequence ATGGAGATTATTGAATTGATCAGCCGTATTCTCGGTGCATCTGTTGTCTTTGCCACCCCTCTTATTTTCACCGCTTTAGGAGGAGTGTTCAGTGAAAGATCCGGGGTCATCAATATTGGTCTAGAAGGCTTAATGATCATGGGTGCTTTCGTAGCCATTGTTTCAAACTTGACTTTCTATAGTGTTTTTGGTGCAGCAACACCGGTCATATCCCTGCTTGTCGCTATGGTGGTTTCCGCTATATTTGCACTCGTTCACGCGGTCGCTTCGATTACTTTCAGGGCGGATCAAGTCGTGAGTGGGGTGGCTATAAACTTCCTTGCTTTAGGTATTGGGTTGTTCCTTACTAAACAGTGGTATGATAAAGGACAGACGGATTTCATTGAAAGTCCGATCTATTCTTCTAATGTTCCTCTACTTAATAAGATCCCTATACTTGGAGACATGTTTTTCACCGGTTGGTACTGGACTTCATACTTAGCGATTGCCCTAGCATTCCTTGTGTGGTTCATTATCTTTAAAACACCTTTTGGGCTCCGTTTACGCTCTGTAGGTGAGCATCCAATGGCTGCAGATACAAACGGAATCAACGTCTACAAGATGAGATACATCGGCGTGATGCTCTCTGGTGCCTTTGGTGGTCTTGGTGGCGCAGTGTATGCCTTGACAGTAAGCCATAACTTCTCACACGGTACAATCGTGGGGCAAGGGTTTATTGCACTGGCAGCGGTCATCTTTGGGAAATGGCACCCCCTTGGCGCGCTCGGCGCAGCTATTTTCTTCGGATTTGCTCAAAGTTTAAGTATTGTTTCATCAGACATTGCCCTTTTGGAAAATGTTCCTTCAGTCTTTATGCTCATCGCTCCTTACGTATTGACAATCCTTGCTCTGGCTGGATTTATCGGAAGAGCGGAAGCACCAAAGTCATTAGGAGAAGCTTATGTGAAAGGCAACCGCTGA
- a CDS encoding helix-turn-helix domain-containing protein, translating into MEIGERLREARESKGLSLESLQETTKIQKRYLQAIEKNEFQVLPGKFYTRAFIREYASAVGLDPEVVMEEHKGELPTFDEESTVQYSRVQRTKKEATQKSGPSSRVLPTILTVGLIIGLIFVVWLVWQNMSGAEDGNTATDNGSNNEISVPENSESETSSDQDDAEGNEDGSESEEPASEDEPATEEEETPSEGEEEVAIQLVQEGTGSFPDHTYDVSGTTERSVTIELTGRAYMEVRAPKNGEDLVTAKEYTAEDSPISLDLGDKDELYIKTGNAPGTTVTIGEKEVSYPNPEVSTQKLLLQFK; encoded by the coding sequence ATGGAGATTGGAGAAAGACTAAGGGAAGCCCGAGAATCGAAAGGCCTTTCTTTAGAATCGTTGCAAGAGACGACAAAAATACAAAAACGCTACCTTCAGGCGATTGAAAAGAATGAGTTTCAAGTACTGCCTGGAAAATTCTACACCCGTGCATTTATCAGAGAATATGCCTCTGCAGTCGGGTTAGACCCTGAAGTAGTCATGGAAGAACATAAAGGGGAGCTTCCGACCTTTGATGAGGAGAGCACGGTACAGTACAGCCGTGTCCAAAGGACTAAAAAGGAAGCGACCCAGAAAAGCGGCCCATCTTCTAGAGTTCTGCCGACGATTTTAACTGTTGGATTAATTATTGGATTAATATTTGTTGTATGGCTCGTATGGCAGAATATGAGCGGGGCAGAGGATGGCAATACAGCAACGGACAATGGTTCCAACAATGAAATCAGCGTGCCTGAGAATTCTGAAAGTGAAACTTCCAGCGACCAGGACGATGCGGAAGGTAATGAAGATGGAAGTGAATCTGAAGAACCAGCATCCGAAGACGAACCAGCGACAGAAGAAGAGGAAACACCTTCGGAAGGTGAAGAAGAGGTAGCCATTCAACTGGTTCAGGAAGGGACAGGGTCTTTCCCTGATCATACTTATGATGTAAGCGGCACAACTGAACGTTCCGTTACCATTGAGTTGACAGGGAGAGCCTACATGGAAGTGAGAGCTCCTAAAAATGGTGAAGACCTTGTGACAGCGAAGGAATACACCGCTGAAGATTCACCGATCTCCCTTGATTTAGGAGACAAAGATGAATTGTACATTAAGACCGGGAATGCACCGGGGACTACCGTTACGATTGGCGAAAAGGAAGTTTCTTACCCTAACCCGGAAGTTTCCACACAGAAATTATTGTTGCAATTCAAGTAA
- the yfmH gene encoding EF-P 5-aminopentanol modification-associated protein YfmH, producing MEELVYTQLNETVYQETLDNGLKVFLLSKPEMAKTYGIFTTNYGSIDQTFTPIGKSEKVTVPEGIAHFLEHKLFEKEDRDVFQDFTRLGASANAFTSFTKTAYLFSATSQIDKNVQTLLDFVQDPYFSEESVEKEKGIIAQEIRMYDDQPDWRSFFGTIQSLYHDHPVKVDIAGTVDSIQKITKDDLYTCYETFYHPSNMVLFVAGNIDPESMMTLIRDNQAKKEFPEAPEINRSYPEEPTSAAKKEHSITMPVTTAKAMVGVKENVEGLTGEELVRGELLSGMILDYYFSRSGVFYEELYKNDLIDDSFQFETELDRQFGFTILGGDSRKPDEMAARIKEMLHELKEQRISDEDFTRMKRKKIGQFMRAMNSLEFIANQFTHYHTLGTDLFEVLPIIESLTADDAEEYLQHWLKEDAITVFQIKPQADE from the coding sequence ATGGAAGAACTGGTCTATACTCAGCTGAACGAAACGGTATATCAGGAAACATTAGATAATGGGTTGAAAGTGTTTTTACTTTCAAAGCCCGAAATGGCCAAAACATATGGGATCTTTACGACGAACTACGGATCCATTGACCAAACGTTTACACCGATAGGGAAAAGTGAAAAGGTGACAGTACCTGAAGGAATTGCTCATTTTCTTGAGCATAAGTTGTTTGAAAAAGAAGATCGCGATGTGTTCCAGGACTTCACAAGACTCGGTGCATCCGCCAACGCTTTTACATCGTTTACAAAGACGGCGTATTTGTTTTCTGCAACGAGTCAAATTGATAAGAACGTCCAGACACTACTTGATTTTGTGCAAGACCCTTATTTCTCAGAGGAGTCTGTGGAAAAAGAAAAAGGGATCATCGCACAGGAAATCCGTATGTACGATGATCAGCCTGATTGGCGTTCTTTCTTCGGAACTATCCAAAGTTTATATCACGACCATCCTGTGAAGGTGGATATCGCTGGGACAGTTGACAGTATACAAAAGATCACCAAAGATGACCTTTACACTTGTTACGAGACGTTTTATCATCCTTCCAACATGGTCTTGTTCGTTGCTGGAAATATCGATCCTGAGTCTATGATGACATTAATCAGGGACAATCAAGCCAAAAAAGAATTTCCTGAGGCTCCTGAAATCAACCGTTCCTATCCTGAAGAACCGACTTCTGCGGCTAAGAAGGAACATTCGATCACCATGCCAGTGACAACAGCAAAAGCGATGGTCGGGGTTAAGGAAAATGTGGAAGGATTAACAGGCGAAGAATTGGTACGCGGAGAACTTTTATCCGGGATGATCCTTGATTATTATTTCTCAAGAAGCGGTGTTTTCTATGAGGAGCTGTACAAAAACGACCTTATTGATGACAGTTTCCAGTTTGAAACAGAACTTGACCGCCAGTTTGGTTTCACAATTCTTGGTGGAGACTCCAGAAAGCCTGACGAAATGGCAGCTCGTATTAAGGAAATGCTGCATGAGTTAAAAGAACAGAGGATATCCGATGAGGACTTCACTAGAATGAAAAGAAAGAAAATCGGTCAATTCATGAGAGCAATGAACTCGTTGGAATTTATCGCTAATCAATTTACGCACTATCATACACTTGGTACAGACTTATTTGAAGTACTGCCAATTATTGAATCCTTGACCGCTGATGATGCAGAAGAATATTTGCAACACTGGTTAAAAGAAGATGCGATCACCGTCTTCCAAATTAAACCACAAGCTGATGAATAA
- the ymfI gene encoding elongation factor P 5-aminopentanone reductase: MRSPSSKLNHKLMNKKCLIIGASGGIGQALVQSAVEQGFSVGLHYNKNKRNIEENRKQIPVSKWAGAYGADLSTLEGIHSLLDQIEGEWDAVIFAGGHMHSGLFQDMKTEEMDELYFVHVKSLWMIARKVLPYMIKKKNGNIIVISSIFGLEGASMEVVYSSVKGAQNSFVKGLAKEVAPSGIRVNSIAPGLIATKMNAHLNHEELDFLEDDIPIGRSGSPEEVAHTAGFLLSDKSSYITGQVIQVDGGWS, from the coding sequence ATGCGATCACCGTCTTCCAAATTAAACCACAAGCTGATGAATAAGAAGTGTCTGATTATAGGAGCCAGTGGTGGGATTGGTCAGGCACTCGTTCAAAGTGCTGTCGAGCAAGGCTTTTCCGTTGGTCTGCATTACAACAAAAATAAAAGAAACATCGAAGAAAACAGAAAACAAATCCCTGTTTCTAAATGGGCGGGGGCATACGGGGCGGATCTTTCCACATTAGAAGGCATTCATTCCCTTTTAGATCAAATCGAGGGGGAATGGGATGCCGTAATCTTTGCGGGTGGACATATGCATAGCGGATTATTTCAAGATATGAAAACAGAAGAGATGGACGAACTGTATTTCGTTCACGTCAAATCACTGTGGATGATTGCCCGGAAGGTGCTCCCTTACATGATTAAAAAGAAAAATGGCAACATTATTGTCATCAGTTCTATTTTCGGACTTGAAGGTGCGAGTATGGAGGTTGTTTACAGTTCTGTGAAGGGCGCACAGAACAGTTTTGTCAAAGGACTGGCGAAAGAAGTAGCACCAAGTGGAATTAGAGTTAACAGTATTGCCCCTGGCTTGATTGCTACAAAGATGAATGCCCATCTCAACCATGAAGAACTGGACTTCCTAGAGGATGATATTCCTATAGGACGGTCCGGCTCGCCTGAAGAAGTCGCTCATACGGCCGGTTTTTTATTGAGTGACAAATCAAGTTACATAACGGGCCAAGTGATTCAAGTGGACGGTGGTTGGTCTTAA
- a CDS encoding ABC transporter permease has translation MFSNRLFNILVPIISVLLGLISGAIIMLIFGYNPIAGFAALWNGAFGDAYFFGETIRQVTPYILSGLAVAFALRSGLLNIGVEGQVFMGWLASVWIGISFELPMILHLPLAILAAAIAGAFWGFIPGLLKAKLGVHEVIVTIMMNYIALYLSNSIVRNLLSDGADRTEKVAATASLQSNWLAEMTFYSRIHYGFIVALLMALVMWFIINRTTTGFELRAVGFNQHASKYAGMNVSKNIILAMVISGAFAGLAGAMEGLGTFGFMSIKSGFTNIGFDGIAVALLGANTAFGVILAAFLFGILKIGALNMPTAAGVPTELVEIIIALIIFFVASSYMIRWVILRFKKEGK, from the coding sequence ATGTTTTCCAATCGACTATTCAATATATTAGTGCCGATCATTTCTGTATTGCTCGGTCTGATTTCTGGTGCCATCATCATGTTGATCTTCGGTTATAATCCCATTGCAGGCTTTGCGGCATTATGGAATGGTGCTTTTGGTGATGCTTACTTCTTCGGAGAGACGATCAGACAGGTAACCCCTTACATTCTCTCGGGACTTGCGGTTGCATTTGCTCTACGGTCAGGACTGTTGAACATTGGAGTGGAAGGCCAGGTATTTATGGGTTGGCTCGCTTCGGTTTGGATTGGTATTTCTTTTGAACTGCCAATGATCCTTCATTTGCCTCTGGCCATACTAGCGGCGGCTATTGCAGGTGCTTTCTGGGGCTTTATCCCAGGTCTTCTGAAAGCAAAGTTAGGCGTCCATGAAGTTATTGTTACAATCATGATGAACTATATTGCCCTGTATTTAAGTAACTCCATCGTCCGTAATCTATTGAGTGACGGTGCGGATCGAACAGAAAAAGTTGCAGCAACGGCATCTTTACAATCGAACTGGCTTGCAGAAATGACATTTTACTCAAGAATTCACTATGGTTTTATTGTCGCTTTACTGATGGCACTTGTTATGTGGTTCATTATAAACCGTACAACGACTGGATTTGAATTGAGGGCTGTAGGGTTCAACCAGCACGCATCTAAATATGCGGGGATGAATGTCAGTAAAAATATCATCCTGGCGATGGTCATTTCCGGTGCTTTTGCAGGACTTGCAGGAGCGATGGAAGGTCTAGGTACTTTCGGCTTCATGTCGATTAAATCTGGATTTACGAATATTGGATTTGACGGAATTGCCGTCGCTCTTCTAGGTGCAAACACGGCTTTCGGTGTCATTCTTGCGGCCTTCCTTTTCGGTATCCTGAAGATCGGAGCTTTGAATATGCCGACAGCTGCCGGTGTGCCGACAGAGCTTGTAGAAATTATTATTGCTTTGATCATATTCTTCGTAGCTTCAAGCTACATGATCCGCTGGGTCATTCTTCGGTTTAAAAAGGAGGGGAAATAA